In Solanum stenotomum isolate F172 chromosome 6, ASM1918654v1, whole genome shotgun sequence, one DNA window encodes the following:
- the LOC125866699 gene encoding protein ESSENTIAL FOR POTEXVIRUS ACCUMULATION 1-like isoform X1: MAEGNLDLPDDLLSSKTSDHSKGNGDNKPFMGQLDISKDQAMVDSSIPLSPQWLYVKPSDTKMEPRPPSSLSLGSSVDSSQKEAWRTDVPDDKKDWRRTTVETESSRRWREEERETGLLGRRERRKTDRRAEHDVNNRNSGLDTRRDNKWSSRWGPDDKEKENRSEKRIDVDKEDVHNDGQTFVANRTVSERESDSRDKWRPRYKMEGNSAAPSSYRAAPGFGQERGKVEGSNVGFNLGRGRSTGTIIRPSSGGAIGASPFENSVAGKSRISTGIFSYPRGKTLDIYRRQKLGSSLCSMPENMEEAPPVTQVIAIEPLAFVVPDAEEEAVLNDIWKGKITGGGVSHNSFRKGQSMDNVTETGDTEPNNTKMGAPFADVTEETVDRLLKTSIGVEEANTYSFVYENGVKVKCDGGDNHEGLKDNVSEAIAADGSLFTRKRTDNSDCLNYISGSQSDISVQSLPDSGVTRTPIFENNQHVAFDGSLKVSDDSNSVFVKSSSEIYWNNLLGRGIPPEELSLYYRDPQGEIQGPFLGADIISWFDQGFFGMDLLVRLEDAPEDSPFFELCDVMPHLKFEHEHVGNTNLSQAEPSAVLEGKLDSGLRSSASVSEMVGSAAFDGSSWPPSDFDGLGGHRIQSIPDHPARQFKPPYSHSEDFNNFAAQDEEIVFPGRPGSGGNAIGKTSTGLTDPSNIHRATPSAMCEGGVPNHEQTLHPLGLLWSELEGTAGKSGPISDVPFRGSGQDQVLNSGAARVGPFGARTDSTSALETWTDAYRRNAGSEPNIYQDAMDASRLLHQDHELNRFELADKLFSQQLQQQHPHNLISSHNSHLNEAMMERGTNHNSIHQPQLASQTGQDLEHFMALQLQQQRQLQLQQQFHQQQMLMKEQESHARQLVLEQLLQRQVREPSYTQSRLDAIRHSSALEQVLIEQQILSELQQRPHLPPRHAEPSIEHLIQAKFGQIPHQGPQSDLMELLSRAKHGQLHPLEHQALQQEQAHERLRQRLEMEEDRQIGAVWPADETGQYLRNPGVARRANSGFGPLDIYQQQQIPPPEEHVSHLERNLSMQDRLQRGLYDTGFLPLERTMSVPGGGPGVNLDAINPLVRAQGIEMQDPNSRMHSAGHMPGFSTGIHLQSPHRPLFSNQFHAPNGDTVENHWSERNGLLPADWMETRMQQLHLNGERQRRDFNVKRASEDQSMWMSAGANDDSSKRLLMELLQQKSGQQSTDQAEMTRGILFERGFHSGHFSTTNASNRSFNALLDQDMSLNQAITVGSYGSNSGFPPQRDHVNEIADSLDACERFPFKSHSGALAEAQPVFSSINEASQVHLEARESIVRQAGVPTVEGEMPINLLSRHTSLGTGVCNVFKSSSGGSLDFYNDKSDRRDSATEEIPKERMAVTSKRSDNILPKHPPVLRVSSTQEGLSEITSDSLVRGKNPSDAMASEGGKREAGGNAANQVPSAMTSEKKDGRFRRTASCSDADVSETSFSDMLKSNAKKPTAQEAHASEALDATHRSGKRKGKKGRQIDPALLGFKVTSNRIMMGEIQRIED; the protein is encoded by the exons ATGGCAGAAGGAAATCTTGATCTTCCTGACGATCTTCTTTCCTCTAAGACTTCCGATCACTCCAAAG GTAATGGTGACAACAAGCCTTTCATGGGTCAGCTTGATATTTCCAAAG ATCAAGCAATGGTGGACAGCAGCATTCCTTTGTCTCCACAGTGGCTTTATGTTAAACCAAGTGACACAAAGATG GAACCGCGTCCACCAAGCTCTCTGTCACTTGGAAGTTCTGTTGATTCAAGTCAGAAGGAGGCTTGGCGTACAGATGTACCTGACGACAAGAAGGATTGGAGAAGAACGACAGTGGAGACTGAGAGCAGTCGCCGGTGGCGTGAGGAAGAAAGGGAAACTGGCTTGCTTGGTCGGAGAGAACGAAGGAAAACCGATCGCCGTGCTGAGCATGATGTTAATAACCGCAATTCTGGGCTTGATACAAGGCGTGATAACAAGTGGTCTTCTAGGTGGGGTCCTGatgacaaagaaaaagaaaatcgcAGTGAGAAAAGGATAGATGTAGATAAGGAAGATGTTCATAATGATGGTCAAACATTTGTGGCTAACCGTACTGTCTCAGAACGGGAGTCAGATTCTCGTGACAAGTGGCGTCCACGCTATAAAATGGAGGGCAACTCTGCTGCTCCAAGTTCCTATCGAGCTGCTCCAGGTTTTGGACAGGAGAGAGGAAAAGTAGAAGGGTCAAATGTGGGATTTAACTTGGGTCGTGGGAGGTCTACTGGGACTATTATAAGACCTTCCTCTGGGGGTGCAATTGGTGCTTCACCATTTGAGAATTCTGTCGCTGGAAAATCAAGAATCTCGACTGGCATATTCAGTTATCCACGGGGGAAAACTCTTGACATATACCGCAGGCAAAAGCTTGGCTCATCTCTTTGTAGCATGCCTGAAAATATGGAAGAAGCTCCCCCAGTTACCCAAGTAATTGCTATTGAACCATTAGCTTTTGTTGTTCCTGATGCTGAGGAAGAG GCTGTTCTCAATGATATATGGAAGGGTAAAATTACCGGTGGTGGTGTTTCTCACAATTCTTTTAGAAAGGGTCAATCAATGGATAATGTCACAG AAACAGGGGATACAGAACCCAACAATACAAAAATGGGTGCTCCCTTCGCTGATGTCACTGAAGAGACAGTTGATAGGTTATTGAAAACTTCAATAGGTGTTGAAGAAGCCAATACCTATAGCTTTGTTTACGAGAACGGTGTCAAGGTCAAGTGTGATG GAGGAGATAATCATGAAGGACTGAAAGACAATGTTTCTGAAGCTATTGCTGCAGATGGAAGTTTGTTTACCAGGAAGAGAACTGACAATAGTGACTGCCTTAACTACATTAGTGGGTCCCAATCTGATATTTCTGTGCAGAGCTTACCAGATTCCGGAGTAACCAGGACACCTATCTTTGAGAACAATCAACATGTTGCTTTTGATGGCAGTTTGAAGGTGTCTGATGATTCAAATTCTGTATTTGTGAAGTCCTCTTCTGAAATTTATTGGAACAACCTTCTAGGAAGGGGTATTCCACCAGAGGAGTTGAGTTTGTACTATCGTGATCCTCAGGGCGAAATCCAGGGGCCATTTCTCGGAGCTGACATCATTTCATGGTTTGATCAGGGATTTTTTGGTATGGACTTACTAGTTCGCTTGGAAGATGCCCCTGAAGATTCACCTTTCTTTGAACTTTGTGATGTAATGCCGCATTTGAAATTTGAACATGAGCATGTTGGTAACACCAATCTTTCCCAGGCAGAACCATCTGCTGTACTAGAGGGGAAGTTGGATTCTGGTTTACGTAGCTCAGCTTCTGTTTCTGAGATGGTTGGTTCTGCTGCCTTTGATGGCTCGAGCTGGCCGCCATCTGATTTTGATGGCCTTGGTGGACATCGTATTCAGTCAATACCTGATCATCCAGCTCGTCAATTTAAACCTCCATATTCACATAGTGAAGACTTTAACAATTTTGCTGCTCAAGATGAAG AAATTGTGTTTCCAGGAAGACCTGGAAGCGGTGGCAATGCTATTGGAAAAACTTCCACAGGCCTTACTGATCCTTCAAATATCCACCGTGCAACTCCAAGCGCAATGTGTGAGGGTGGAGTTCCAAATCATGAACAGACATTGCACCCACTTGGCTTATTATGGTCAGAGCTTGAAGGCACTGCAGGAAAGAGTGGTCCTATCTCAGATGTTCCTTTTAGAGGAAGTGGCCAGGATCAAGTTCTAAACTCTGGTGCTGCAAGGGTTGGGCCATTTGGTGCCAGGACGGACTCAACCTCTGCTCTGGAGACATGGACTGATGCTTATAGAAGAAATGCTGGATCTGAACCCAACATATATCAAGATGCTATGGATGCCAGCCGCTTGTTGCACCAGGACCATGAACTGAACCGGTTTGAGTTGGCAGACAAGCTGTTTTCCCAACAACTTCAGCAACAGCATCCTCATAATTTGATATCCTCTCATAATAGTCACTTAAATGAAGCTATGATGGAACGTGGCACAAATCATAATTCAATACACCAACCACAGTTGGCGAGTCAGACTGGGCAGGATCTGGAACACTTTATGGCGCTTCAGCTGCAACAGCAGAGACAGTTGCAGCTTCAACAACAGTTCCATCAACAGCAAATGCTAATGAAAGAACAAGAGTCCCATGCTAGGCAGCTGGTTCTTGAACAATTATTGCAGAGACAAGTACGTGAACCAAGTTACACACAATCACGTCTTGATGCTATTAGGCATAGCAGTGCTCTGGAGCAGGTGTTGATAGAGCAACAAATTCTGAGTGAACTGCAACAGCGTCCACATCTTCCACCAAGACATGCTGAACCATCTATTGAGCATCTCATTCAAGCAAAGTTTGGTCAAATACCACATCAAGGGCCTCAAAGTGATTTAATGGAGCTCCTATCACGGGCAAAACATGGACAGTTGCACCCTTTGGAGCATCAAGCCCTTCAACAAGAACAAGCACATGAGAGGTTAAGACAACGTTTGGAAATGGAGGAAGACAGACAGATTGGCGCTGTCTGGCCTGCTGATGAAACTGGTCAGTATCTAAGAAATCCAGGTGTTGCTCGTCGAGCAAACTCTGGATTTGGTCCATTAGATATTTACCAACAGCAACAGATACCCCCTCCGGAAGAGCATGTTAGTCATCTGGAAAGGAATTTGTCAATGCAGGATAGACTTCAGCGGGGTCTCTATGACACTGGATTTCTGCCTTTGGAACGGACGATGTCAGTACCTGGTGGTGGTCCTGGTGTTAATTTGGATGCCATAAATCCTCTAGTGCGCGCACAAGGTATAGAAATGCAAGATCCAAATTCAAGAATGCACTCAGCTGGTCACATGCCTGGTTTCTCGACTGGCATCCACTTGCAATCTCCTCACCGTCCTCTATTTTCAAATCAGTTTCATGCTCCAAATGGAGATACAGTGGAAAATCATTGGTCTGAAAGAAATGGTCTGTTACCAGCTGATTGGATGGAAACTAGGATGCAGCAACTACATCTCAATGGTGAGAGACAAAGAAGGGATTTTAATGTCAAAAGAGCTTCTGAAGATCAAAGTATGTGGATGTCAGCTGGTGCTAATGATGACAGTTCAAAGCGATTACTTATGGAACTGCTCCAGCAAAAATCTGGTCAGCAGTCAACTGATCAAGCAGAAATGACCAGAGGGATTTTGTTTGAGAGGGGCTTTCACTCCGGTCACTTTTCTACGACAAATGCTTCAAACCGTTCATTCAACGCTCTTTTGGACCAGGATATGAGTCTAAACCAAGCTATCACTGTTGGGTCATATGGTTCTAATTCAGGTTTTCCACCACAGAGAGATCATGTAAATGAGATTGCCGATAGTCTTGATGCTTGTGAGAGATTTCCCTTCAAATCTCATTCTGGAGCTTTAGCTGAAGCTCAACCTGTCTTTTCCAGCATCAATGAAGCCTCTCAG GTACATTTAGAGGCTCGCGAAAGTATCGTTAGGCAAGCTGGTGTGCCGACTGTAGAAGGGGAAATGCCAATTAACTTGCTCAGCAGGCACACTTCACTTGGTACTGGAG TTTGTAATGTTTTTAAATCATCTTCAGGTGGAAGTCTTGACTTTTACAATGACAAGAGTGATAGAAGGGATTCGGCTACAGAGGAAATTCCTAAGGAACG GATGGCTGTGACATCAAAAAGGTCAGATAACATCTTGCCGAAGCACCCACCTGTATTGCGCGTTTCTTCAACCCAGGAGGGTCTATCGGAGATAACTTCTGATAGCCTAGTGAGAGGCAAAAATCCTTCAGATGCCATGGCTTCTGAAG GGGGTAAGAGGGAAGCGGGAGGTAATGCAGCAAATCAAGTTCCCAGTGCTATGACGTCTGAAAAGAAAGACGGGCGCTTCCGACGAACTGCATCTTGTAGTGATGCTGATGTTTCAGAGACATCATTCAGTGACATGCTTAAGAGTAATGCTAAGAAGCCAACAGCTCAGGAAGCACATGCATCAGAGGCATTGGATGCAACACACCGTAGTGGTAAGAGGAaaggaaagaaaggaagacaAATTGATCCTGCTCTTCTTGGTTTCAAGGTTACAAGCAATCGCATCATGATGGGTGAGATACAACGGATAGAAGATTAG
- the LOC125866699 gene encoding protein ESSENTIAL FOR POTEXVIRUS ACCUMULATION 1-like isoform X2, with the protein MAEGNLDLPDDLLSSKTSDHSKGNGDNKPFMGQLDISKDQAMVDSSIPLSPQWLYVKPSDTKMEPRPPSSLSLGSSVDSSQKEAWRTDVPDDKKDWRRTTVETESSRRWREEERETGLLGRRERRKTDRRAEHDVNNRNSGLDTRRDNKWSSRWGPDDKEKENRSEKRIDVDKEDVHNDGQTFVANRTVSERESDSRDKWRPRYKMEGNSAAPSSYRAAPGFGQERGKVEGSNVGFNLGRGRSTGTIIRPSSGGAIGASPFENSVAGKSRISTGIFSYPRGKTLDIYRRQKLGSSLCSMPENMEEAPPVTQVIAIEPLAFVVPDAEEEAVLNDIWKGKITGGGVSHNSFRKGQSMDNVTETGDTEPNNTKMGAPFADVTEETVDRLLKTSIGVEEANTYSFVYENGVKVKCDGGDNHEGLKDNVSEAIAADGSLFTRKRTDNSDCLNYISGSQSDISVQSLPDSGVTRTPIFENNQHVAFDGSLKVSDDSNSVFVKSSSEIYWNNLLGRGIPPEELSLYYRDPQGEIQGPFLGADIISWFDQGFFGMDLLVRLEDAPEDSPFFELCDVMPHLKFEHEHVGNTNLSQAEPSAVLEGKLDSGLRSSASVSEMVGSAAFDGSSWPPSDFDGLGGHRIQSIPDHPARQFKPPYSHSEDFNNFAAQDEEIVFPGRPGSGGNAIGKTSTGLTDPSNIHRATPSAMCEGGVPNHEQTLHPLGLLWSELEGTAGKSGPISDVPFRGSGQDQVLNSGAARVGPFGARTDSTSALETWTDAYRRNAGSEPNIYQDAMDASRLLHQDHELNRFELADKLFSQQLQQQHPHNLISSHNSHLNEAMMERGTNHNSIHQPQLASQTGQDLEHFMALQLQQQRQLQLQQQFHQQQMLMKEQESHARQLVLEQLLQRQVREPSYTQSRLDAIRHSSALEQVLIEQQILSELQQRPHLPPRHAEPSIEHLIQAKFGQIPHQGPQSDLMELLSRAKHGQLHPLEHQALQQEQAHERLRQRLEMEEDRQIGAVWPADETGQYLRNPGVARRANSGFGPLDIYQQQQIPPPEEHVSHLERNLSMQDRLQRGLYDTGFLPLERTMSVPGGGPGVNLDAINPLVRAQGIEMQDPNSRMHSAGHMPGFSTGIHLQSPHRPLFSNQFHAPNGDTVENHWSERNGLLPADWMETRMQQLHLNGERQRRDFNVKRASEDQSMWMSAGANDDSSKRLLMELLQQKSGQQSTDQAEMTRGILFERGFHSGHFSTTNASNRSFNALLDQDMSLNQAITVGSYGSNSGFPPQRDHVNEIADSLDACERFPFKSHSGALAEAQPVFSSINEASQVHLEARESIVRQAGVPTVEGEMPINLLSRHTSLGTGGGSLDFYNDKSDRRDSATEEIPKERMAVTSKRSDNILPKHPPVLRVSSTQEGLSEITSDSLVRGKNPSDAMASEGGKREAGGNAANQVPSAMTSEKKDGRFRRTASCSDADVSETSFSDMLKSNAKKPTAQEAHASEALDATHRSGKRKGKKGRQIDPALLGFKVTSNRIMMGEIQRIED; encoded by the exons ATGGCAGAAGGAAATCTTGATCTTCCTGACGATCTTCTTTCCTCTAAGACTTCCGATCACTCCAAAG GTAATGGTGACAACAAGCCTTTCATGGGTCAGCTTGATATTTCCAAAG ATCAAGCAATGGTGGACAGCAGCATTCCTTTGTCTCCACAGTGGCTTTATGTTAAACCAAGTGACACAAAGATG GAACCGCGTCCACCAAGCTCTCTGTCACTTGGAAGTTCTGTTGATTCAAGTCAGAAGGAGGCTTGGCGTACAGATGTACCTGACGACAAGAAGGATTGGAGAAGAACGACAGTGGAGACTGAGAGCAGTCGCCGGTGGCGTGAGGAAGAAAGGGAAACTGGCTTGCTTGGTCGGAGAGAACGAAGGAAAACCGATCGCCGTGCTGAGCATGATGTTAATAACCGCAATTCTGGGCTTGATACAAGGCGTGATAACAAGTGGTCTTCTAGGTGGGGTCCTGatgacaaagaaaaagaaaatcgcAGTGAGAAAAGGATAGATGTAGATAAGGAAGATGTTCATAATGATGGTCAAACATTTGTGGCTAACCGTACTGTCTCAGAACGGGAGTCAGATTCTCGTGACAAGTGGCGTCCACGCTATAAAATGGAGGGCAACTCTGCTGCTCCAAGTTCCTATCGAGCTGCTCCAGGTTTTGGACAGGAGAGAGGAAAAGTAGAAGGGTCAAATGTGGGATTTAACTTGGGTCGTGGGAGGTCTACTGGGACTATTATAAGACCTTCCTCTGGGGGTGCAATTGGTGCTTCACCATTTGAGAATTCTGTCGCTGGAAAATCAAGAATCTCGACTGGCATATTCAGTTATCCACGGGGGAAAACTCTTGACATATACCGCAGGCAAAAGCTTGGCTCATCTCTTTGTAGCATGCCTGAAAATATGGAAGAAGCTCCCCCAGTTACCCAAGTAATTGCTATTGAACCATTAGCTTTTGTTGTTCCTGATGCTGAGGAAGAG GCTGTTCTCAATGATATATGGAAGGGTAAAATTACCGGTGGTGGTGTTTCTCACAATTCTTTTAGAAAGGGTCAATCAATGGATAATGTCACAG AAACAGGGGATACAGAACCCAACAATACAAAAATGGGTGCTCCCTTCGCTGATGTCACTGAAGAGACAGTTGATAGGTTATTGAAAACTTCAATAGGTGTTGAAGAAGCCAATACCTATAGCTTTGTTTACGAGAACGGTGTCAAGGTCAAGTGTGATG GAGGAGATAATCATGAAGGACTGAAAGACAATGTTTCTGAAGCTATTGCTGCAGATGGAAGTTTGTTTACCAGGAAGAGAACTGACAATAGTGACTGCCTTAACTACATTAGTGGGTCCCAATCTGATATTTCTGTGCAGAGCTTACCAGATTCCGGAGTAACCAGGACACCTATCTTTGAGAACAATCAACATGTTGCTTTTGATGGCAGTTTGAAGGTGTCTGATGATTCAAATTCTGTATTTGTGAAGTCCTCTTCTGAAATTTATTGGAACAACCTTCTAGGAAGGGGTATTCCACCAGAGGAGTTGAGTTTGTACTATCGTGATCCTCAGGGCGAAATCCAGGGGCCATTTCTCGGAGCTGACATCATTTCATGGTTTGATCAGGGATTTTTTGGTATGGACTTACTAGTTCGCTTGGAAGATGCCCCTGAAGATTCACCTTTCTTTGAACTTTGTGATGTAATGCCGCATTTGAAATTTGAACATGAGCATGTTGGTAACACCAATCTTTCCCAGGCAGAACCATCTGCTGTACTAGAGGGGAAGTTGGATTCTGGTTTACGTAGCTCAGCTTCTGTTTCTGAGATGGTTGGTTCTGCTGCCTTTGATGGCTCGAGCTGGCCGCCATCTGATTTTGATGGCCTTGGTGGACATCGTATTCAGTCAATACCTGATCATCCAGCTCGTCAATTTAAACCTCCATATTCACATAGTGAAGACTTTAACAATTTTGCTGCTCAAGATGAAG AAATTGTGTTTCCAGGAAGACCTGGAAGCGGTGGCAATGCTATTGGAAAAACTTCCACAGGCCTTACTGATCCTTCAAATATCCACCGTGCAACTCCAAGCGCAATGTGTGAGGGTGGAGTTCCAAATCATGAACAGACATTGCACCCACTTGGCTTATTATGGTCAGAGCTTGAAGGCACTGCAGGAAAGAGTGGTCCTATCTCAGATGTTCCTTTTAGAGGAAGTGGCCAGGATCAAGTTCTAAACTCTGGTGCTGCAAGGGTTGGGCCATTTGGTGCCAGGACGGACTCAACCTCTGCTCTGGAGACATGGACTGATGCTTATAGAAGAAATGCTGGATCTGAACCCAACATATATCAAGATGCTATGGATGCCAGCCGCTTGTTGCACCAGGACCATGAACTGAACCGGTTTGAGTTGGCAGACAAGCTGTTTTCCCAACAACTTCAGCAACAGCATCCTCATAATTTGATATCCTCTCATAATAGTCACTTAAATGAAGCTATGATGGAACGTGGCACAAATCATAATTCAATACACCAACCACAGTTGGCGAGTCAGACTGGGCAGGATCTGGAACACTTTATGGCGCTTCAGCTGCAACAGCAGAGACAGTTGCAGCTTCAACAACAGTTCCATCAACAGCAAATGCTAATGAAAGAACAAGAGTCCCATGCTAGGCAGCTGGTTCTTGAACAATTATTGCAGAGACAAGTACGTGAACCAAGTTACACACAATCACGTCTTGATGCTATTAGGCATAGCAGTGCTCTGGAGCAGGTGTTGATAGAGCAACAAATTCTGAGTGAACTGCAACAGCGTCCACATCTTCCACCAAGACATGCTGAACCATCTATTGAGCATCTCATTCAAGCAAAGTTTGGTCAAATACCACATCAAGGGCCTCAAAGTGATTTAATGGAGCTCCTATCACGGGCAAAACATGGACAGTTGCACCCTTTGGAGCATCAAGCCCTTCAACAAGAACAAGCACATGAGAGGTTAAGACAACGTTTGGAAATGGAGGAAGACAGACAGATTGGCGCTGTCTGGCCTGCTGATGAAACTGGTCAGTATCTAAGAAATCCAGGTGTTGCTCGTCGAGCAAACTCTGGATTTGGTCCATTAGATATTTACCAACAGCAACAGATACCCCCTCCGGAAGAGCATGTTAGTCATCTGGAAAGGAATTTGTCAATGCAGGATAGACTTCAGCGGGGTCTCTATGACACTGGATTTCTGCCTTTGGAACGGACGATGTCAGTACCTGGTGGTGGTCCTGGTGTTAATTTGGATGCCATAAATCCTCTAGTGCGCGCACAAGGTATAGAAATGCAAGATCCAAATTCAAGAATGCACTCAGCTGGTCACATGCCTGGTTTCTCGACTGGCATCCACTTGCAATCTCCTCACCGTCCTCTATTTTCAAATCAGTTTCATGCTCCAAATGGAGATACAGTGGAAAATCATTGGTCTGAAAGAAATGGTCTGTTACCAGCTGATTGGATGGAAACTAGGATGCAGCAACTACATCTCAATGGTGAGAGACAAAGAAGGGATTTTAATGTCAAAAGAGCTTCTGAAGATCAAAGTATGTGGATGTCAGCTGGTGCTAATGATGACAGTTCAAAGCGATTACTTATGGAACTGCTCCAGCAAAAATCTGGTCAGCAGTCAACTGATCAAGCAGAAATGACCAGAGGGATTTTGTTTGAGAGGGGCTTTCACTCCGGTCACTTTTCTACGACAAATGCTTCAAACCGTTCATTCAACGCTCTTTTGGACCAGGATATGAGTCTAAACCAAGCTATCACTGTTGGGTCATATGGTTCTAATTCAGGTTTTCCACCACAGAGAGATCATGTAAATGAGATTGCCGATAGTCTTGATGCTTGTGAGAGATTTCCCTTCAAATCTCATTCTGGAGCTTTAGCTGAAGCTCAACCTGTCTTTTCCAGCATCAATGAAGCCTCTCAG GTACATTTAGAGGCTCGCGAAAGTATCGTTAGGCAAGCTGGTGTGCCGACTGTAGAAGGGGAAATGCCAATTAACTTGCTCAGCAGGCACACTTCACTTGGTACTGGAG GTGGAAGTCTTGACTTTTACAATGACAAGAGTGATAGAAGGGATTCGGCTACAGAGGAAATTCCTAAGGAACG GATGGCTGTGACATCAAAAAGGTCAGATAACATCTTGCCGAAGCACCCACCTGTATTGCGCGTTTCTTCAACCCAGGAGGGTCTATCGGAGATAACTTCTGATAGCCTAGTGAGAGGCAAAAATCCTTCAGATGCCATGGCTTCTGAAG GGGGTAAGAGGGAAGCGGGAGGTAATGCAGCAAATCAAGTTCCCAGTGCTATGACGTCTGAAAAGAAAGACGGGCGCTTCCGACGAACTGCATCTTGTAGTGATGCTGATGTTTCAGAGACATCATTCAGTGACATGCTTAAGAGTAATGCTAAGAAGCCAACAGCTCAGGAAGCACATGCATCAGAGGCATTGGATGCAACACACCGTAGTGGTAAGAGGAaaggaaagaaaggaagacaAATTGATCCTGCTCTTCTTGGTTTCAAGGTTACAAGCAATCGCATCATGATGGGTGAGATACAACGGATAGAAGATTAG